A single genomic interval of Bradyrhizobium japonicum USDA 6 harbors:
- a CDS encoding cation-efflux pump translates to MSAQHNKTSVAAISIFASGGMAAAKFAVGIAIGSLALISEALHSAIDLVATIITWAVVRVSDKPADEEHHYGHGKLESISALGVTALLYVLAGGILVESYSRLREGTPPPTISAVPFVVLVIDIVVNLWRARALHRAARETRSQALAADALHFASDVLGSFAVIIGLILAALGFWWGDAAAAAAVAVMIALLGLRMAGSTVQTLVDRAPEGAQEKATAAILGVPGVIDVERLRLRMVGATTFIDTIAKVPRTYPIDRVEEIKRKAQAAVDKAFGDADLTFTAVPVARDNETVRDRIMVIAHNSGLAVHHVTVHDLGAKLIVGIDLEVDAGMQLDAAHDIANTLERSIQEEFGADVEVDVHIEPLEPELPFGVDAVPDRVRAIASALTEYAAGGEIYDIHNVRVRNTDAGEIVNFHCRATPSMSVIKVHEHVDAIERALRRAFPSVKRVISHAEPPRA, encoded by the coding sequence ATGAGCGCACAGCACAACAAGACCTCGGTCGCCGCGATCTCGATCTTCGCCAGCGGCGGCATGGCGGCGGCCAAGTTCGCGGTCGGCATCGCGATCGGCTCGCTGGCGCTGATTTCCGAGGCCCTGCATTCCGCGATCGACCTGGTCGCGACCATCATCACCTGGGCGGTGGTGCGGGTGTCCGACAAGCCGGCCGACGAAGAGCACCATTACGGCCACGGAAAGCTGGAGAGCATCTCCGCGCTCGGGGTCACCGCCCTGCTCTACGTGCTGGCCGGGGGCATCCTGGTCGAATCCTACAGCCGCCTGCGCGAGGGAACTCCGCCGCCGACCATCTCGGCCGTACCGTTCGTGGTGCTGGTGATCGACATCGTCGTGAACCTGTGGCGTGCCCGCGCCCTGCATCGTGCCGCGCGGGAGACGCGCAGCCAGGCGCTCGCGGCGGACGCGCTGCATTTCGCCTCCGACGTGCTCGGCTCGTTCGCCGTGATCATCGGCCTGATCCTGGCCGCCCTCGGATTCTGGTGGGGCGACGCGGCGGCGGCCGCCGCCGTCGCCGTGATGATCGCCCTGCTCGGCCTGCGCATGGCCGGCTCGACCGTGCAGACGCTGGTCGATCGCGCCCCCGAGGGCGCGCAGGAGAAGGCCACGGCCGCGATCCTTGGCGTGCCCGGCGTGATCGACGTCGAGCGGCTGCGGCTGCGCATGGTGGGCGCGACCACGTTCATCGACACCATCGCGAAGGTGCCGCGGACCTATCCGATCGACCGCGTCGAGGAAATCAAGCGCAAGGCCCAGGCGGCGGTCGACAAGGCATTCGGCGATGCCGACCTCACCTTCACCGCCGTCCCCGTCGCGCGCGACAACGAGACCGTGCGCGACCGGATCATGGTCATCGCACACAATTCCGGCCTCGCCGTCCACCACGTCACGGTGCACGACCTCGGCGCCAAGCTGATCGTCGGCATCGACCTCGAGGTCGATGCCGGGATGCAGCTCGACGCCGCCCATGACATCGCCAACACGCTGGAGCGCAGCATCCAGGAGGAGTTCGGCGCGGACGTCGAGGTCGACGTCCATATCGAACCATTGGAACCGGAACTGCCGTTCGGGGTCGATGCCGTGCCGGACCGGGTGCGGGCCATCGCCTCCGCCCTGACGGAATATGCCGCCGGCGGCGAGATCTACGACATCCACAATGTGCGTGTCCGCAACACCGACGCCGGCGAGATCGTCAACTTCCACTGCCGTGCCACGCCCTCGATGAGCGTGATCAAGGTGCACGAGCATGTCGACGCGATCGAGCGCGCGCTCCGCCGCGCGTTCCCGAGCGTGAAGCGCGTGATCAGCCACGCCGAGCCGCCGCGGGCGTGA